The nucleotide sequence ACCTGCATCCTTAGAACAGAAATACCATGTGCTGTGTTCCCACAATGGTGTGACTGTTcatgaagaaaaaacagaaatgaacacacttgTTTTCAATAACTTGTCTCCTGGAAAAATGTACTCCTTCCACATTGCAACAGTGCTTATGAATGGCAGCACAAGCGAGACAGCTGGGTTAGATGCTCGTACTCGTAAGTATTTATACACTTTGCAAATTTTATAGCAGATGATTTTTATCCAAACCTTTGATTAGGAGTATGAGAtggtttcttttatttattttttcttaatagTAACCAGTCTCGAGAGCTTTCTTCAGGACTTTGGGCTGAAGCAACACCTCACTGATAAACTCTCACTGAGTACTGTACTACAGATAGACAAGAGCACAGTGACAGATGATCCAGCACAGACTCTATCAGATTTACCTTGCCTTTTCCTCAAAAAAATCCTGATGGTGAATGTGACTGCACGAAGTGTCAAATGTGCTCCATCAactgatgaggatgaagatatTGATTTGGATTTGTATAGTGATCTGGAGAGTCTTGTTCTCAACCAGGACGTTAGTCATAAAGTCAATCCTTTAGACATCATAACTGCACTCTTCCTTTGCTCAGACAGTTTTCTTCAACAAGAGATTGCCTTGAAAATGTCTATGTGCCAGTTCTCTGTGCCTTTACTGCTTCCTAATTGTGACACACAGCAGAGCATGCTCATGCTTTGGGCCTTAAGAGATATTGTGAAGAAATACAGACCACACTCCTTGTCTGATCCAAGAGGGTTTGTGGAAGACAGGATTGTTCTAGCTGACTTACACCTAGTGTCTTTTGTAAGACTTGGAGACTGCAGCATTTCTAAATCTCAAATCTTGAACAAACTGCTCAGTAATCCACAGCAATATCATGACACATTTGTGCACCGTGACATGGACTGTGGAGACATCCCAAGAAACATATCAGATGGTTTGGTGGAGATCAGCTGGTACTTAccttgtggaaataaaaacatagaCATTTTCCCAGAACCTGTGGCTATTGCAAACCTAAGAGGGGACATAAGTACATTTGAGACTCAGTACTCATTCCTTTGTCAGATTTCTACAGCAGTTTTTGTGTTCTTTGACAATTTGGACACAAACTATCAGCTGCTCACCAATACACATGTAAAAGCACAGTTGTTTTTGGTGGGTAATGCACACAGCAAAGCCTTCAACCTGGATTTGTTGAAAAGAACAGCTGCTGCACTGAACTTGACAAAAAGCAAGATCATtctaaagaacaaacaaaatgatGCAGATTTTGTCAAGAGCCTGTGTTGTGCTGTGAGTGATGTTGTCAAAAATAATTCTATGACTGTACAACTTGAGAAGATGACCACAGTTGCTTATGAATTTGGAATTTCGATTGATGAAGACAATAAGGAGTGccaaaatgcaaaagaaaatgcaaaggCAATCACTAGCAAGATACAGGACACACTAAAGTTTAAGGAAAAACATCTCCCTTTGCAGGGTGAGATCTGGAAGAAACTGGGAAAAATAGAGAAAGAGGAGTGTAGGCTTCGTAAAGCTGGGGATAAGAACATTCAGATGTATAAAGGTGAACTTGCTGAACAGAAGATGGAACTCAGGAAGCAGCAAAGCAGCTATGAAATGTCAGAAGCCATGTCCTGCTTCATAAGTGCACTGTCAAGTTCCACTCTTGAGAGATCTTTCTTCCTGAAATGGATGCGAATGAATCTGGACAATTTATCCCGCAAAAAACTTTCTGATCTGAGAGAAAAGTACAAGGAGAAATGTCAAGAATCATCTGAGAAGAAGGATGAGATTGCAGAACTTGACAGGCAGATCTCAAACAGTGCTTTAGGAATTGAACACTTTTTGAGGGAAATGGGTCAGCTGTATGAAGCTGCTGTCTCCCTTCCAGAAAATCTACAATCACGACAACAAATGCTACACTTACCCAAACTGTGTGCTGAGCTCCTGTTACAGGGATTCCCTCTTGAACTAGTTGATGGAGATGCTTCAAATATACCACTAAAGTGGATTAGTGATGTATTGAAAAAGCTGAATACTTTAGTACAAACTAAGAAGAAGATCAGGGTAGTCACAGTATTAGGAGTGCAGAGCACAGGAAAGTCTACCCTACTAAACACCATGTTTGGGGTTCAGTTTGCAGTCAGCAGTGGAAGATGCACACGAGGAGCGTTCATGTTGATGATCAAAGTCACAGACAAATTCAGAGAAGTACTTAACTGTGATCATTTAGTGATCATTGACACTGAGGGACTGAAATCACCTGAGCTGGCACAGCTAGATGACAGctatgaacatgacaatgaacTGGCTACACTTGTTGTTGGACTGAGTGAcattaccatcatcaacatTGCCATGGAGAACTCTACAGAAATGAAGGACATTCTGCAGATTGTGGTGCATGCATTCCTCAGGATGAAGGAAGTAGGCAAAAAACCCATGTGTGCATTCGTACATCAGAATGTAGCTGATGTCTCAGCACATGACAAAAACATGAGAGACAGGAAGCTTCTCTTAGAGCAGCTGAATGAGATGACTGAGGCAGCAGCCAAGAtggaaaacaaagaaatgtACAAGAAGTTTACTGATGTAATGGAGTATGATCCAGAGACTGGTAACTGGTATATACCTGGGCTCTGGCATGGAAACCCACCAATGGCACCAGTGAATGCAGGCTACTCTGAAACTGTCTATGACTTCAAAAAGAACATAATAAACATTCTTGTAAACAAAAAGATATCTACCAACAACATAGAAGAATTTCTGGAGTGGACAAAAAGCTTATGGAATGcagtaaaatatgaaaatttCATATTCAGCTTTAGGAACAGCTTGGTAGCTGATGCATACATGAAGCTGTGCACTGAATTCCATAAATGGGAATGGTCTTTCAAAAAGGACATGTATAAGTGGTTAACATCTGCTGAAACCAGGGTGTCCAATTTTGAGATCATGAAATCACAATCTGACAAGACAAACCTACAAGATTTACTGAGGACCCTGAAAGACGAGGCCTCCTCAGAGCTTGATAAATGGGAAAAGACCATTTTGGAAAACCTCAGCAAATACTTTGAGCAAACAGAGGGTCATGTCTATCTCGTGGAAAAGTACAAAGAAGACTTTGTGAACAGTGCAAAATCCCTTAGGAGGGAAACAGAAAACTCAGTGCTGAATAAACTAGAGGCAGTTATTGAGATTAGGAAAGGGAAGAATAATTTGGACAACATCAAGAAAACACATACTGACAAAATGGAAAAGAAAGTCCTCAAACTTCTGGAGGAGCTCCGGAAAAACAGATGTTCAGAAAGTATGTCTGAGGAGGAACTTGACAACATCTTTGAAAGCATGTGGCAGGAAACACTGGAAGAATTGTCATTTAAAGGCTTGAAGAGACAAATAATATCTGACAGTGTTTTTAACCATTTACGAATGAACATGAAACAAAAAGGAAGCTCTGTTTCTCAGAAGTTAAACAAAGTGAATCTGGATCAATACGGCAAAGAGATGTTTGTTGTTACACCggacaattttttaaaaaaaatgtttcatcatgTTTACAAATCTGAACAAACAGTGAGACTGCAAGAGATGTCAGACAGTGTCATTGACACATGTATTCAGTTAATTAATGACAAGATAGAAGGAAAATCAGATTACCATGACACCTACATTCAGGAGATCCTTCAGATAATTGATACAAAATTGACTTCATCCAAGAAAATTAATTTTTCTGATGAATTTGAACTCTCTCTGAAGCTGCACATTTGTGCTATTTCTGCAAGAGAATTCCAGGCCATGCATGACAGTTTTATTGAAGAGAACGACCCACGCAGATCCCTTGAGCAATTCAAAGAGAAGTACCGTGCTGATTTCAAAGATCTGTTCAGTGATCGTGATCAGTGTCAGAGGAAGGCTGAAGAATTCACAAAACTCTGCCTGAGCCCTGCAGTTGAGACATTCATCTGTAACTCACTGGGACTAGACATTATTGATACAATGCTGCAAGGGGAACATGCATTTCAATTCAGCACACGCTCATTTTTTCAGTACTCTATATTAAAACAACTTCTGGATGCCAGTAATTTTAAGATCTATGTGGCCTACATACGATCATATGAGCACTTTGTGAAAGACTGGATATTACAACAAATTGAAGACAGATTTTCTAAAGGAAACAAACTTTTTGAGTTGGAAGAGCAGCATCTAAAAGGAATTACAATGGAGATAAGAGAGGCCATCAGAAAAGCACAACAGGtaacaaatgaaaatgacagCTTAAATGGATTCATACAAAAAATATGCAGAGAGCTTGGAAAAAAACTTGTCATTCCAAATTATGCAGCAGTCATGGTTTTGAACAATGCCAAACGGGAGCAATTTGTCCACTGGCTCACACAGTCTGTGGAGGAAATGGAAGAATCACTGAAGACTAAGTTCAAGAAGGATAACATTCTGAGCAAACTGAAAACACTCAAAATCAAACCCCAGGATGAGCTGTTCAAGCGTGTATTTGGCTGTGGGAAACAGTGTCCATTCTGCAAAGCACCATGTGAAGCAGGAGGAGAAGCTCATACACATCACTCTGCTTCTGTACACAGACCTAAAGGACTTGGTTTGTACAGGTATGAGGACTCAGAGAAATTAGTCACTAACATTTGTTCCACTGATGTGAACACTGAAGCAATGTTCAGATGCCTAGAGACCCGATATAAGTACCATCCTTACAAGAAATACAGGGAGATCTTTCCAGACTGGCACATCCCTGCAGATCCCAGCATACAGGCCTCAGACTACTGGAAATATGTGATGGCAAAATTTAATGATCAGTTTGCAAAAGAATATAAAGCAAAACCTGCACATATTCCctcagtgtggaaaaaaatctcaAAGCAACAAGCAGAAAAAAGTTTGAAGGAGTGTTTTAGTATCAAGTAAATACTAATGAAAAATCATCAGGATAAGGGAGTTTAAAGAACACTTTTGGCTTGATTTCAAAATGCTATCAGAGTGTTTTTTCTGATCCTGCCACTAGTACATCCCATGACAACTTAAAATCACCCATTTTAGAGTGTAAATGGATTTTTTCAGGGTCTTTTCTTTTAACTTTCTCTTTAAAATTCCAACTAGAGAGAATACTGTGCAATTTAATGATACTAAAAAGCATAAGAATTACAATCATGTCTTTGGATATTAAACTTCACTGATTaatgattttttcccctttaactagatttttttgtgtgtgtacttttcTCTTTCTTAGTGGGTGTTTAGGTGACTGTTGATTtcttaaaactaaataaaattaaatttaaaatctGACTCATTATCATTTCATTAACAgtcaatttaaatatatttatgcaaCATTGTTATGTCTATGTAACATTAAATCAAAACTTAGATCTTAGTTCATAGAAACGTGATGGTATGATACTAAAGTCATCACAATATTTTTGCCCTGTAATCAAAATCAGTGTAACCTGTTTAACTTTCAGTAAACCTGTGATTCTGTCTAAAACAAACATtcatgtttataaatatatatggatTACATTATCAGGAACATCTGTAcaaatacacattcatgcaattatgtAATCAGACAATTAATTAAAACAAGCAAAGTCTAAGTATAGTTTTCCTAATAAAGTTCCCAGGAGTATCATAGTATAAATATATCATTCtgttgaaataattattataatgattaCAATCCAGGTGTAACTACTATTTTAATAACACATCacataatgaattaaaaatcatCTTGTAGTGGAGCACAAAATTCAGGTTAGCATTCTCACTTCTAAAATGAACAGGTATGAGTATAGAGATCAACTCCTAACACAGAGTGTATAAACTGTCAAATTAAGATGTGGTGTAATTCAGATCAGTAAAATTATACAGTTGCATTCCAAAGGTATAACAATTAAAAGcttgattattttgtttatgaatttgagatcaaaagatgaatgagATGACACAAATATGGCtttcattttctgatatttacatctacatatTTGTAATTAAAAACCACTGGAGTGGACTTATATACTACTacgactactactactaccgtCCAGTGGTGGTAAAAAtgattctttttaaagactcGGGTTTCGTCGAGTCACTCAATAAAATTAATAGAGTCAGTGATTAATTTTGcgtcagtgatttatttataaattcgTTTCCTCTACAAACTCTATTCATGCTGGGAAATagtggtggattttttttttttaccccaggGGGGTTGCTAGGGCTAATCATTATCAATAGGGCTCAAGCTCCGAGTGATTTTAATCTAGTCCAGAATGTTTTTTCCTGAATTTTGCCCccagagtgtagaggaattaaacaAATTAGATCGTATATAATATTAACAATTGTAATTTTGTTACTTTTTCCCATAGTGCTGTTTTTCTGAAGTATtacttcattttttcatttttcaaataCATTGCTACTTAAGTGGAAAATGTAATAGAGCAACAGCTACAAGAAACAGAAAACCGCGCCACCCGATTGAGCCGCCCTGGGCGGACCAAATATCTGCGCGGCCCAATGGACAGAGCAGCGCGACAGTCCGGATAGCGCAGAGATGAGCTGGTTTCCTTGCGCAGTCCAGTGGATGGCGCAGCGCAGACCAGTTTCAGTCGAGCAGCATGGACCAATTTGAGCAGCGCTGCTCGAACCACAAACCTGTGTGACCCGCTGGGCACAATTCTCTTCAATTGTATTCACAATTCACCCACAATTCTCTGCTAGAAAGCGCAAGTGCAGACCAGGCTCGGCAAGGCGCATATGGAAACAATATAGTCCTGACATTTTGAATAAAATTGACGAGGCTTTGGAAAACAGAAGAAACACTTcacaaaatgcagaaaattaAGTTAGAAGGCTTTTTATTTGTCAAGTTTGAACACAAACGAGACCAGCAACACAATCGAGACCAAAATTTAAAATTCCTGCTTTGAACATCTCCTTCTGTTGCAACTCATGCATGTAATTCCATGAAGTAAGCAGTTTCCaataaggaaaaataaacattagaaATAAACAGTTCAAATTCATCCTGTCTGGCAATATTGTTGTAGCCTAAGCTTCCGTGTGCACTTTAAACTACAGAGGAGAATTGTGGGTAAAATTGATGGTGGGCGGAATCTATTTCCATCAGAGTCGCGCAATTTGAGCAGCGCTGCTCAAGTTGGTCCATGCTGCTCGACTGAAACTGGTCTGCGCTGCGCCATCCACTGGGCTGCGCAAGTAAACCACCTCATCTCTGCGTTATCCAGATTGTCGCGCTGCTCTGTCCATTGGGCCGCGCAGATATTTGGTCCGCCCAGGGCGGCTCAATCGGGTGGCGTGGTTTCGTCCCACTTTTGATGTGTTTGGCTTCCCATAGTTCTTGCACTTCATGGAGAGGAATCGGGAAGAAGATATAGACTGGGGAGAGCGATACAGACTGGATCCGTTTACAACTGTAAACAAAAGTGTAAAAGACTTTCTAGTGCAGAATGCACATGAAGGACTGGCTCTGCCATTGACAGTCTATGAGAGATGTTCTGTTAtatcaggacagtgtgtgtattatcatTACGGCTGTGATGGACAGGACGACAGAGGCTGGGGTTGCGGATACTGGACTGTTCAGACCATAGGCTCCTGGATCAATAATGGATCTCACGCTGGAAAATCCAGACCACTGCCAAGTCTCCCTGAAATCCAGCAAGCTCTAGTTACTATAGGAGACAAACCAGCCTCGTTTATGGGCTCTAAAGAGTGGATAGGGACTTATGAGGCTCTTGACCAACTGTATGATGGCACTTATGAGGCACTTGGTTCTTGACCAACTGTATGACGCCCCCTGCCGGCTGGTGCACGTGCGCAGTGGGGGAACAGAGCTCGAGCAGGCGGCTCAGGGCCTGCACCTCCATTTCCTCACCTGGGGATCACCAGTGATGATGGGTGGAGATGGACAAGTCCTCCAAAGGCATTCTGGGTGTCTGCACCAGGAAAGAAGGCAGCTACCTGCTTATAATGGATCCACACTATTATGGCCCTGTCCCGGATAGGGAGTCTCTGCAAAAGAATGGCTGGGTGGCGTGGAGAAGAGTTCAATCTCTCAACCAGAGCTCCTTCTATAATTATTGTTTGCCACAAACATAACAATGGTTCTGATTTGACTTTTAGTTATGCCTCAGGTTTGTAACCCTAGTCAAgggaaaacactaaaatgtgtagGACATGGGGTATTCTAGGACAAGGGTTTGGAAATTTTGTGATATTACCCAGCAGATTGGTTTTCTAAACTgtttctcattaatattcattcatcttcagtaagcacaTTATCCTGTTCAGGGTTGTGGTAAGTCTGGAGCTTGTCCCAGAAACACTGGTGTGACAATTAACCCTGGTAGTAGTTCAGTCTTTAAGATGTTGGAATAGTGATTAAAAGGTTGCGAGTTCAAATCCCGCTGCTGCCACTACTGGAcccttgagaaaggcccttacgctcagctgtataaatgagaaaaatgtaagttgTTTTTGATAAGGGTGTCTGACAAATCCCATATATGTAAATAAGTCTTAGACAATCCAACTAGCAGCATATTTTCAGATAGTGCGAGGAGGCTGGAGaactcagaggaaacccacaggaTCATGGATGTTTAGGATCAAACTGAGGACCCTTGAgatgtgatgcagcaacactactaCTGTATCtagtatatttaataaattccGAAAGTTCTCTGTTGATTAGTAAAACCATGATAATGATATTGTTACATCCTTATTAAAAGTTGACAATAGTTGTACATGTGCCAATAATTTGTTAATGTTATGTCAAGTTATGATATTCAAAATTCACAGTATTGATTTTAGTGCAAACTTCAAATTATTTTCACTACCTCATTTTTATTCGACTGTGTTAAATGCCAACAAGCAATTGTAAATAAGAAAATGTCAGGTGTGCATGCAGATATGATGGCGATGAAAATCCAATTCAATTAAAACTGCATAATAGATGCATGCAGTTATGTTTTTCATAACAATATTCTAACAAGATTAGGTAATCATTATGATAGCGTCTTGTGCCCTCTTGTGGgcaatataatacacacacacacttcataagTACATgtataaaagtattttaaagACATACCTTTGGTTTGGGATCCATTGAAAGTATTCAATAAAGCATTAGAATATGACCTCACTTCTTGTTTGGCAGATTTTTGAGTTTAGTGCAATTCTTTATCAATCACTCACTTTCACTAAttgctttattttacattattataatgtaacttgcacacacatatcacattcattcacacctcGGAGCTATCCTGATCCAAGCCAATCCACCcacacaaggagaacatgcacagacaATCCCTACAGGCAGCAACACATACTCAGGATCAAACTGGGTCAACTTTATAACTTGCTGCCCCAGCCTAGTTGTGGGTCTGCAGGCCTATTTTTATTATCAATTTAGAATTGAGTATGCCTGATTAACGTGATGGTATATGGTTAGGGTTTTTTCCTGTTCCAATTCCACAGAAACGAAACTTTCGGTTTCTTTTAGGCATTGACGAAATCATCAGGCACCAAAGCACGCTAATTTGGATAGGAAATCTTTCACATTCAAAACAGGACACAATAAAGAAGAGCACCGAGCTGCGCTTAGAAATATTGGACACAGCCGACAATATAAATGAACCAAataacaatatacaatatatataaacCAGATAAAATGATTTAGACCTTCTGGAACATCCTGTATAAAGGAAAGCTCAGAGGGCTTTTTTGAACTGATGCAGTTTtcaatctcttttttttccccagatgaACATGTAAGTAGAAACTAATCTTATCTCATCATCAAACAACTAAATACAGGCATTAATTTGTCTTAAATTCTGCATGTAAACCTTAAAAAGCCCAATGCTTAAATACCTTTTAGAGAGGATATGCGTAATATCAGTTGTTAATAATCTAATGTTAATAACATTTTGTGACTTACAGTGAAGCCTGAAAGATCAAGATCAAGTAAATTGGGACAGTAAAACTAAATaggatttattttctgttctggTAAGTAAATGTTAAAACTTAATTCAGTAGCTTTTGggcttttaatttaaaaaaagtaaaatgtaatatgcatacatacacacatacatagacagaGAGTCATATGATATGATATCTTATATATGCCTCACATCATATTTGTCTATTTCTTAAAAATATCATGGTTTCCCTGATTATTTTTCGGTTATCAGTGCAAATGgttagatttttatttcaagGACAGTAACAAGGACAAAACAGTGTTTTTATGTTACTTCTTTGTACATATCCCGCATCAGCTTTACAAAGCCAGATACTGTAATATTAAGAGAATGCATTTCAAATAAACCACTTATTTCTTCTGATAATTTCTTTAATCTAGTCTTCTTTAAATTCAATTGAATTTAatctagttttatttgtatCCTCCTACAACCTGGTGTCCACGTAcgtggacatcacatttttggttgtgtgcaccataatacttaattctttgtaactggaatctgttgtacacaaaagaagtggcttcatgttcaaagataatatctggttattatatttattggttcctcctaaccccaaataggtagaagaaatctaaaatgcaagctcaggtcttaggaggatatagtgcttttaacaatggacaggAAGATTCTCTCCTTTAAGCCTCCTATTTTCTCAGCAGATCTTACTCATACTTCAATTTTTGCCTGATCTTCATTGACAACTTGTAGTTCTTGCATTAAGCAAATTATCTGGTCATTTCTCTACCAACTTATATCCTTAAGGGGACTTGGCCAGAAGTATTTATTGTGCTGATTGTGGTGCATGCATTTCACCATGACACATCATGAATCAACTAAAAAATACAGGATATGCCTTTTGGACATAGTTGATTATCC is from Hemibagrus wyckioides isolate EC202008001 linkage group LG07, SWU_Hwy_1.0, whole genome shotgun sequence and encodes:
- the LOC131356592 gene encoding interferon-induced very large GTPase 1-like isoform X2, yielding MESSDEEQFEDARDFFDKDLQLSLSEKQSAESHLKEEKVTSEDVPAPFNISVQTIGTDFARLQWNCLDSISTYELRCSSSTSSSIQTLSQHYAEVSGLHPGTEYTFTVVAVSDNGNQSSTAKVSAYTIPNPPESIKVKNIGSTSVTLTWHPPASLEQKYHVLCSHNGVTVHEEKTEMNTLVFNNLSPGKMYSFHIATVLMNGSTSETAGLDARTLTSLESFLQDFGLKQHLTDKLSLSTVLQIDKSTVTDDPAQTLSDLPCLFLKKILMVNVTARSVKCAPSTDEDEDIDLDLYSDLESLVLNQDVSHKVNPLDIITALFLCSDSFLQQEIALKMSMCQFSVPLLLPNCDTQQSMLMLWALRDIVKKYRPHSLSDPRGFVEDRIVLADLHLVSFVRLGDCSISKSQILNKLLSNPQQYHDTFVHRDMDCGDIPRNISDGLVEISWYLPCGNKNIDIFPEPVAIANLRGDISTFETQYSFLCQISTAVFVFFDNLDTNYQLLTNTHVKAQLFLVGNAHSKAFNLDLLKRTAAALNLTKSKIILKNKQNDADFVKSLCCAVSDVVKNNSMTVQLEKMTTVAYEFGISIDEDNKECQNAKENAKAITSKIQDTLKFKEKHLPLQGEIWKKLGKIEKEECRLRKAGDKNIQMYKGELAEQKMELRKQQSSYEMSEAMSCFISALSSSTLERSFFLKWMRMNLDNLSRKKLSDLREKYKEKCQESSEKKDEIAELDRQISNSALGIEHFLREMGQLYEAAVSLPENLQSRQQMLHLPKLCAELLLQGFPLELVDGDASNIPLKWISDVLKKLNTLVQTKKKIRVVTVLGVQSTGKSTLLNTMFGVQFAVSSGRCTRGAFMLMIKVTDKFREVLNCDHLVIIDTEGLKSPELAQLDDSYEHDNELATLVVGLSDITIINIAMENSTEMKDILQIVVHAFLRMKEVGKKPMCAFVHQNVADVSAHDKNMRDRKLLLEQLNEMTEAAAKMENKEMYKKFTDVMEYDPETGNWYIPGLWHGNPPMAPVNAGYSETVYDFKKNIINILVNKKISTNNIEEFLEWTKSLWNAVKYENFIFSFRNSLVADAYMKLCTEFHKWEWSFKKDMYKWLTSAETRVSNFEIMKSQSDKTNLQDLLRTLKDEASSELDKWEKTILENLSKYFEQTEGHVYLVEKYKEDFVNSAKSLRRETENSVLNKLEAVIEIRKGKNNLDNIKKTHTDKMEKKVLKLLEELRKNRCSESMSEEELDNIFESMWQETLEELSFKGLKRQIISDSVFNHLRMNMKQKGSSVSQKLNKVNLDQYGKEMFVVTPDNFLKKMFHHVYKSEQTVRLQEMSDSVIDTCIQLINDKIEGKSDYHDTYIQEILQIIDTKLTSSKKINFSDEFELSLKLHICAISAREFQAMHDSFIEENDPRRSLEQFKEKYRADFKDLFSDRDQCQRKAEEFTKLCLSPAVETFICNSLGLDIIDTMLQGEHAFQFSTRSFFQYSILKQLLDASNFKIYVAYIRSYEHFVKDWILQQIEDRFSKGNKLFELEEQHLKGITMEIREAIRKAQQVTNENDSLNGFIQKICRELGKKLVIPNYAAVMVLNNAKREQFVHWLTQSVEEMEESLKTKFKKDNILSKLKTLKIKPQDELFKRVFGCGKQCPFCKAPCEAGGEAHTHHSASVHRPKGLGLYRYEDSEKLVTNICSTDVNTEAMFRCLETRYKYHPYKKYREIFPDWHIPADPSIQASDYWKYVMAKFNDQFAKEYKAKPAHIPSVWKKISKQQAEKSLKECFSIK
- the LOC131356592 gene encoding interferon-induced very large GTPase 1-like isoform X1, with product MESSDEEIKQFEDARDFFDKDLQLSLSEKQSAESHLKEEKVTSEDVPAPFNISVQTIGTDFARLQWNCLDSISTYELRCSSSTSSSIQTLSQHYAEVSGLHPGTEYTFTVVAVSDNGNQSSTAKVSAYTIPNPPESIKVKNIGSTSVTLTWHPPASLEQKYHVLCSHNGVTVHEEKTEMNTLVFNNLSPGKMYSFHIATVLMNGSTSETAGLDARTLTSLESFLQDFGLKQHLTDKLSLSTVLQIDKSTVTDDPAQTLSDLPCLFLKKILMVNVTARSVKCAPSTDEDEDIDLDLYSDLESLVLNQDVSHKVNPLDIITALFLCSDSFLQQEIALKMSMCQFSVPLLLPNCDTQQSMLMLWALRDIVKKYRPHSLSDPRGFVEDRIVLADLHLVSFVRLGDCSISKSQILNKLLSNPQQYHDTFVHRDMDCGDIPRNISDGLVEISWYLPCGNKNIDIFPEPVAIANLRGDISTFETQYSFLCQISTAVFVFFDNLDTNYQLLTNTHVKAQLFLVGNAHSKAFNLDLLKRTAAALNLTKSKIILKNKQNDADFVKSLCCAVSDVVKNNSMTVQLEKMTTVAYEFGISIDEDNKECQNAKENAKAITSKIQDTLKFKEKHLPLQGEIWKKLGKIEKEECRLRKAGDKNIQMYKGELAEQKMELRKQQSSYEMSEAMSCFISALSSSTLERSFFLKWMRMNLDNLSRKKLSDLREKYKEKCQESSEKKDEIAELDRQISNSALGIEHFLREMGQLYEAAVSLPENLQSRQQMLHLPKLCAELLLQGFPLELVDGDASNIPLKWISDVLKKLNTLVQTKKKIRVVTVLGVQSTGKSTLLNTMFGVQFAVSSGRCTRGAFMLMIKVTDKFREVLNCDHLVIIDTEGLKSPELAQLDDSYEHDNELATLVVGLSDITIINIAMENSTEMKDILQIVVHAFLRMKEVGKKPMCAFVHQNVADVSAHDKNMRDRKLLLEQLNEMTEAAAKMENKEMYKKFTDVMEYDPETGNWYIPGLWHGNPPMAPVNAGYSETVYDFKKNIINILVNKKISTNNIEEFLEWTKSLWNAVKYENFIFSFRNSLVADAYMKLCTEFHKWEWSFKKDMYKWLTSAETRVSNFEIMKSQSDKTNLQDLLRTLKDEASSELDKWEKTILENLSKYFEQTEGHVYLVEKYKEDFVNSAKSLRRETENSVLNKLEAVIEIRKGKNNLDNIKKTHTDKMEKKVLKLLEELRKNRCSESMSEEELDNIFESMWQETLEELSFKGLKRQIISDSVFNHLRMNMKQKGSSVSQKLNKVNLDQYGKEMFVVTPDNFLKKMFHHVYKSEQTVRLQEMSDSVIDTCIQLINDKIEGKSDYHDTYIQEILQIIDTKLTSSKKINFSDEFELSLKLHICAISAREFQAMHDSFIEENDPRRSLEQFKEKYRADFKDLFSDRDQCQRKAEEFTKLCLSPAVETFICNSLGLDIIDTMLQGEHAFQFSTRSFFQYSILKQLLDASNFKIYVAYIRSYEHFVKDWILQQIEDRFSKGNKLFELEEQHLKGITMEIREAIRKAQQVTNENDSLNGFIQKICRELGKKLVIPNYAAVMVLNNAKREQFVHWLTQSVEEMEESLKTKFKKDNILSKLKTLKIKPQDELFKRVFGCGKQCPFCKAPCEAGGEAHTHHSASVHRPKGLGLYRYEDSEKLVTNICSTDVNTEAMFRCLETRYKYHPYKKYREIFPDWHIPADPSIQASDYWKYVMAKFNDQFAKEYKAKPAHIPSVWKKISKQQAEKSLKECFSIK